A single genomic interval of Ruminococcus sp. NK3A76 harbors:
- a CDS encoding beta-ketoacyl-ACP synthase III produces MPTNNTYGIHIKGIGSYVPELIADNEMFSKIVDTSDEWITQRTGIKTRHITNGEPNYFLGAEAAKKAVADAGIKAEDIDLIIVSTCTPDFYTPSEAALIQREIGAIGSMAIDINCACTGFDYGLDMAKRYLQSEDGVDTVLLVATEELSKFVDYTDRSSCILFGDGAAAFVLERNKDTLWSSYLGADGSGAKFLVSRALKSENVFRTNKEDFDMAMPQTKDHFFAQDGKEVYKFATRALPDAVLHACEKAGMTPDELDCIVPHQANVRIIETAAKNLGVSMDKMVVYIDRYGNTSSASIPIAFCDAVAEGRIKRGDKVCFVGFGGGLTFAAVIFEY; encoded by the coding sequence GTGCCGACAAACAACACTTACGGAATACATATCAAGGGCATTGGCAGCTATGTGCCTGAGCTTATAGCCGATAACGAGATGTTCTCAAAGATAGTTGATACATCTGATGAATGGATAACCCAGCGTACAGGCATCAAGACACGCCATATAACAAACGGCGAGCCTAACTACTTCCTCGGCGCTGAGGCTGCAAAGAAGGCTGTAGCTGATGCGGGCATAAAGGCAGAGGATATCGACCTTATAATAGTTTCTACCTGTACGCCCGATTTCTATACCCCCTCCGAGGCAGCCCTTATCCAGCGTGAGATAGGCGCGATAGGCTCTATGGCGATAGATATCAACTGCGCCTGCACAGGCTTTGACTACGGCCTTGATATGGCAAAGCGCTACCTCCAGAGCGAGGACGGCGTAGATACCGTGCTTTTGGTCGCTACTGAGGAGCTTTCAAAGTTTGTTGACTATACCGACCGTTCGAGCTGTATCCTTTTCGGCGACGGTGCTGCTGCATTCGTGCTTGAAAGAAATAAGGATACCCTCTGGTCGTCCTACCTCGGAGCAGACGGGTCAGGTGCAAAATTCCTCGTTTCCCGTGCTCTTAAGAGCGAGAACGTCTTCCGTACCAATAAGGAAGATTTCGATATGGCAATGCCGCAGACAAAGGATCATTTCTTTGCTCAGGACGGTAAGGAGGTCTATAAGTTCGCTACCCGTGCGCTCCCCGATGCAGTGCTCCACGCCTGCGAAAAGGCCGGCATGACCCCTGACGAGCTTGACTGTATAGTTCCTCACCAGGCAAATGTAAGAATTATAGAGACCGCCGCTAAGAACCTCGGCGTGTCTATGGATAAAATGGTAGTTTATATCGACCGCTACGGCAATACCTCCTCGGCATCTATCCCGATTGCATTCTGCGACGCAGTGGCCGAGGGCAGGATAAAGCGTGGCGATAAGGTCTGCTTTGTCGGCTTCGGCGGCGGCCTTACCTTCGCAGCGGTTATATTTGAATACTGA
- the pap gene encoding polyphosphate:AMP phosphotransferase, with amino-acid sequence MLKNAMHAEKGIDYKERAKELREQLCTLQLKMKEKSLPAMIVFEGWGASGKGTLIADTIKLLDPRFFRVVSTVEATEAEKRYPRMKRYFESIPEYGKLAVMDRSWYRELAAARIEEGISDKEYDRRTRSVKVFERQLTDDGYVIIKIFLHISKNEQKKRYEKLQESGSTSWRVTQKDLKQNKHYDDYYKAFEDMLGKTNTDNAPWAVIDATDKQYARYALFELVTTRLSQALDKESVYPPEEDVAKLFDMKKTPRLSEVVLTDKETAPEDYSAKLKELQKELAKIHGKLYKKKIPVIIAFEGWDAAGKGGAIKRVGSALDPRGYEAVPIAAPSAAEKCRHYLWRFWTRLPKDGHITIFDRTWYGRVMVERLEGFTPVERCAMAYKEINEFERELSECGVVILKFWMQIDKDEQLRRFTDRMNTPEKRWKITDEDWRNREKWDQYEAAIDEMIQKTSTEAAPWTIVEGNDKKYARLKVLETVTERLKAELKDRK; translated from the coding sequence ATGTTAAAGAACGCCATGCACGCTGAGAAAGGCATCGACTACAAGGAGAGAGCAAAGGAGCTCAGAGAGCAGCTGTGTACATTACAGCTTAAAATGAAGGAAAAGAGCCTGCCTGCGATGATAGTTTTCGAGGGGTGGGGCGCATCGGGCAAGGGCACGCTCATCGCTGACACGATAAAGCTGCTCGACCCGAGATTTTTCAGGGTAGTCTCCACCGTTGAGGCGACTGAGGCAGAAAAGCGCTATCCGAGAATGAAGCGGTATTTTGAGAGCATTCCCGAATACGGCAAGCTCGCTGTCATGGACAGGAGCTGGTACAGAGAGCTTGCAGCAGCAAGGATAGAGGAAGGGATATCCGACAAGGAATATGATAGAAGGACACGCTCGGTAAAGGTCTTTGAGCGGCAGCTGACTGACGACGGATATGTGATAATAAAGATATTTTTGCACATATCAAAGAACGAGCAGAAAAAGCGCTACGAGAAGCTGCAGGAAAGCGGCTCGACGAGCTGGCGTGTGACACAGAAGGACTTAAAGCAGAACAAGCACTACGACGACTACTACAAGGCCTTTGAGGATATGCTTGGCAAGACCAACACCGACAACGCTCCGTGGGCAGTGATAGATGCGACAGACAAGCAGTATGCAAGGTATGCGCTGTTTGAGCTGGTGACGACAAGGCTATCGCAGGCGCTTGACAAGGAGAGCGTTTATCCGCCTGAGGAAGACGTTGCAAAGCTCTTTGACATGAAAAAGACACCCAGGCTCTCGGAGGTAGTGCTGACTGACAAGGAGACAGCGCCTGAGGATTACAGCGCTAAACTCAAAGAGCTGCAGAAGGAGCTTGCAAAGATACACGGCAAGCTATACAAGAAAAAGATACCCGTTATCATAGCCTTTGAGGGGTGGGACGCAGCAGGAAAGGGCGGCGCTATAAAGCGTGTCGGCTCGGCGCTCGACCCGAGAGGCTACGAGGCTGTGCCGATAGCGGCACCGTCGGCTGCGGAAAAGTGCAGGCACTACCTATGGCGCTTCTGGACAAGGCTGCCGAAGGACGGGCACATAACGATATTTGACCGCACTTGGTACGGGCGTGTAATGGTCGAGCGGTTAGAGGGCTTTACCCCTGTAGAGCGCTGCGCCATGGCATACAAGGAGATAAACGAGTTTGAGCGTGAGCTTTCAGAGTGCGGTGTCGTGATACTCAAATTCTGGATGCAGATAGACAAGGACGAGCAGCTGAGGCGCTTTACCGACAGAATGAACACCCCCGAAAAGCGCTGGAAGATAACCGACGAGGACTGGCGCAACCGTGAGAAGTGGGACCAGTACGAGGCGGCGATTGACGAGATGATACAGAAGACCTCGACCGAGGCTGCACCCTGGACGATAGTCGAGGGAAATGACAAGAAATACGCAAGGCTCAAAGTTCTGGAGACAGTTACCGAAAGACTGAAAGCCGAGCTGAAAGACAGAAAGTAA
- a CDS encoding D-alanyl-D-alanine carboxypeptidase family protein, protein MKKQTAILLLCVCALLTSCGETDSSQGKVTTAGQTSAVTEQASETQTEQPEETTAGQATESETETETETETTTTTAKATTTSKKTKKTTATQASTTTQETTTTQEVTTTTATAPPVTTTTTTAAVTTTAATTTAKATTTTSAMTTAKATTTTAAAEQTTKAPKKTTAAVTEAPKETTTTTTATKKKENPPAAVKAPGTVDFRVSTTSTKTKLSWKAVEGADGYVVWIKRSKDGKWERRKETTNTSCQLKEPRNKNYSFCVKAYRLDANGKKVYSEKAHASAFPYLYKENGVTYVDGIQIVNKTYSLPSDYGNGLTQTTLDAFYEMQRGAANDGISLWITSGFRSYAVQSSLYWSYVNRDGSQWSADQYSARPGHSEHQSGLAFDLNFAGTAFNGTREAQWIAGNCYKYGFIIRYPYGKESKTGYNYESWHCRYVGKELAKILTESGLTLEEYYGLSSRYS, encoded by the coding sequence ATGAAAAAGCAAACTGCTATACTTTTGCTGTGCGTATGTGCGCTGCTGACCTCATGCGGTGAGACGGACAGCTCGCAGGGCAAGGTGACGACTGCCGGGCAGACATCTGCCGTAACTGAACAAGCAAGCGAAACGCAGACAGAGCAGCCGGAAGAAACGACCGCCGGGCAGGCGACAGAGAGCGAGACCGAGACTGAGACAGAGACTGAGACTACCACGACGACTGCAAAGGCCACGACGACTTCAAAGAAGACAAAGAAGACCACTGCCACGCAGGCATCGACCACCACTCAGGAGACGACCACGACGCAGGAGGTCACTACCACCACCGCGACTGCTCCGCCGGTGACTACTACCACGACCACGGCGGCGGTGACAACGACTGCGGCGACGACGACTGCAAAGGCCACCACAACAACATCTGCCATGACGACCGCCAAGGCCACGACCACAACGGCCGCTGCCGAGCAGACGACAAAGGCTCCGAAGAAGACGACTGCTGCTGTGACAGAGGCGCCAAAAGAGACTACGACCACCACGACTGCCACCAAGAAAAAGGAGAACCCTCCGGCTGCTGTAAAAGCGCCGGGAACGGTGGATTTCAGGGTGAGCACGACAAGCACAAAGACAAAGCTCAGCTGGAAAGCCGTTGAGGGGGCTGACGGATACGTCGTATGGATAAAGAGGAGCAAGGACGGCAAGTGGGAGCGCAGGAAGGAGACTACGAACACCTCCTGCCAGCTCAAAGAGCCGAGGAACAAGAACTATTCCTTCTGCGTAAAGGCATACAGGCTTGATGCTAACGGCAAAAAGGTCTACAGCGAGAAGGCTCATGCGAGCGCCTTCCCATATCTTTACAAGGAAAACGGCGTTACATACGTTGACGGCATACAGATTGTCAACAAGACCTACAGCCTGCCGAGCGATTACGGCAACGGGCTGACGCAGACGACGCTCGATGCATTCTACGAGATGCAGAGGGGCGCTGCAAATGACGGCATATCGCTCTGGATAACATCGGGCTTCCGCTCTTATGCGGTGCAGAGCTCGCTTTACTGGAGCTACGTCAACCGTGACGGCAGCCAGTGGTCGGCAGACCAGTATTCCGCAAGGCCGGGGCACAGCGAGCACCAGTCGGGGCTGGCGTTTGATCTGAACTTCGCAGGCACAGCCTTCAACGGCACGAGAGAGGCTCAGTGGATAGCGGGCAACTGCTACAAATACGGCTTCATTATCCGCTACCCATACGGCAAGGAGAGCAAGACAGGCTACAACTACGAGAGCTGGCACTGCCGATATGTAGGCAAGGAGCTTGCAAAGATACTCACCGAGAGCGGCCTGACGCTGGAGGAATACTACGGGCTGAGCTCGAGATACAGCTGA
- the fabD gene encoding ACP S-malonyltransferase, producing the protein MAKNIFLFSGQGSQYVGMAKELYDSCEGAKAVFDKASEVLGYDIADITFNGPEEELNKTLNSQPAIMACSLAAFEAAKEKGIAFDGVAGHSLGEYAAMVAAGVVTIDDGFKLIKARAAAMQKAAEANSGAMYAIIGLDAAEVEKVCEETEGYVVPVNYNSTVQTVIAGETDACERAAEVFTGMKKRAIKLGVASAFHSKLMQSAADEFIEAAKGVTFSEPAVEFYSNVLGEKLTDFSDMPTLLAKHIVSPVKFTSELAEMEKAGYENFIELGPNKVLTGLVKKTLKGKNALNIENAETLAKALEALG; encoded by the coding sequence ATGGCAAAAAACATTTTTCTTTTCTCGGGGCAGGGCTCGCAGTATGTGGGCATGGCAAAGGAGCTTTATGACAGCTGCGAGGGCGCAAAGGCAGTCTTTGACAAGGCTTCCGAAGTGCTGGGCTACGACATAGCTGACATAACCTTCAACGGCCCTGAGGAGGAGCTCAACAAGACGCTCAACTCACAGCCGGCTATCATGGCCTGCTCTTTGGCTGCATTTGAAGCGGCAAAGGAGAAGGGCATAGCCTTTGACGGCGTGGCAGGCCACTCGCTCGGAGAGTATGCGGCTATGGTGGCTGCGGGTGTTGTGACGATAGATGACGGCTTCAAGCTCATCAAGGCTCGTGCAGCAGCAATGCAGAAGGCAGCAGAAGCAAACAGCGGCGCTATGTATGCGATAATCGGCCTTGATGCTGCTGAGGTAGAGAAGGTATGCGAGGAGACGGAAGGTTATGTAGTGCCTGTAAACTACAATTCCACTGTACAGACAGTCATAGCCGGTGAGACAGATGCCTGCGAGAGAGCAGCAGAAGTATTCACAGGAATGAAAAAGCGTGCTATAAAGCTCGGCGTGGCATCTGCTTTCCACAGCAAGCTGATGCAGAGTGCGGCTGATGAGTTTATCGAAGCTGCAAAGGGCGTTACATTCAGCGAGCCGGCGGTGGAGTTCTACTCAAACGTACTGGGCGAAAAGCTGACTGATTTCTCGGATATGCCAACACTTTTAGCCAAGCACATAGTAAGCCCTGTTAAGTTTACATCAGAGCTTGCCGAGATGGAAAAGGCAGGCTATGAGAACTTCATAGAGCTGGGGCCTAACAAGGTGCTGACAGGACTCGTTAAAAAGACACTCAAGGGCAAGAACGCCCTCAACATAGAAAACGCCGAAACGCTTGCCAAGGCGCTTGAAGCCCTCGGCTGA
- a CDS encoding dCMP deaminase family protein — MKRQDYLSWDEYFMGLSLLSAMRSKDPNTQVGACIVSEDNKILSVGYNGMPIGCDDDAMPWAREGAFLDTKYPFVAHAELNAILNRPTVSLKNARIYVSLFPCNECAKAIIQSGIKEVVYWQNKYAGTDGVKASEMMFRMAGVTLRQYTPSGREVKFDV; from the coding sequence ATGAAAAGACAGGACTATCTTTCGTGGGACGAATACTTTATGGGGCTGTCGCTGCTCTCGGCTATGAGGAGCAAGGACCCCAACACTCAGGTAGGGGCGTGCATCGTCTCGGAGGACAACAAGATACTGTCTGTCGGCTATAACGGAATGCCGATAGGGTGTGATGATGACGCCATGCCGTGGGCAAGAGAGGGAGCTTTCTTAGATACAAAGTACCCATTTGTGGCGCACGCAGAGCTCAACGCCATACTAAACCGCCCGACTGTGAGCCTTAAGAATGCGAGGATATATGTATCGCTTTTCCCGTGTAATGAGTGCGCAAAGGCGATAATCCAGAGCGGCATAAAAGAGGTCGTTTACTGGCAGAACAAATACGCAGGCACGGACGGGGTAAAGGCAAGCGAGATGATGTTCCGCATGGCAGGCGTGACGCTGCGGCAGTATACACCCTCGGGGAGAGAAGTAAAATTTGATGTGTAA
- a CDS encoding immunity 42 family protein, producing the protein MVIGDPYKFGFLIDRVGDWEYPPYINGLMIFYLNKKAYPKDLRTTTLSIELPELLDDKSPLLKPKRNKRLCKLDGTARFEKIAALTFPEDIDKNNDFSYLVPFHEINDSGIAVFTVTDEEQVIIMVGEWSEGKLLQTDERIVDILEYESVIAQLKEYCDSLNIPPFEEEKPEEKAKEKPKAKAKAASKKKAETKPGTEGKKAVRKPADKPKSGKAAVRRVKK; encoded by the coding sequence ATGGTTATAGGAGACCCGTACAAATTCGGTTTTCTGATAGACAGGGTCGGCGACTGGGAATATCCGCCGTATATAAACGGGCTGATGATTTTCTATCTGAACAAGAAGGCTTACCCGAAGGATCTGCGCACGACGACGCTGAGCATCGAGCTGCCGGAGCTTCTTGACGACAAGTCGCCGCTTTTAAAGCCTAAGCGCAACAAGCGGCTATGCAAGCTCGACGGTACGGCAAGATTTGAAAAGATAGCAGCGCTCACTTTCCCGGAGGACATTGACAAGAACAATGACTTTTCATACCTTGTGCCGTTTCACGAGATAAATGATTCAGGTATAGCGGTGTTCACGGTGACAGACGAGGAGCAGGTCATAATAATGGTCGGCGAATGGTCAGAGGGCAAGCTTTTGCAGACTGATGAGCGGATAGTTGACATACTCGAATACGAGAGCGTGATAGCGCAGCTGAAGGAATACTGCGACTCGCTGAACATTCCGCCGTTTGAGGAGGAAAAGCCGGAGGAGAAGGCCAAGGAAAAACCCAAGGCTAAAGCAAAGGCCGCCTCAAAGAAAAAGGCAGAGACAAAGCCCGGGACAGAGGGCAAAAAAGCTGTCAGAAAGCCTGCTGACAAGCCAAAGAGCGGCAAGGCGGCGGTACGCAGGGTGAAAAAATAA
- a CDS encoding diacylglycerol kinase family protein, translated as MHFDIILNPAGASGRTIMLWERLEHTLTRQGCEYTLHQSSEKKGVEAIVSELTSRGEYTRLIVIGGDGTLNETVNGIKDFENTALGFIPCGTGNDMQRDMGLPKSRKALIKRLLDGEVKRTADVGELTFYGEDGSSKVRRFNISSDIGFGAATCSFADKSPLKPILNRLGLGRLIYLVHAVRVCFTAKPANVVIRYDGKGCRYRKCLSAIAMNHCHEGGGFKFCPDAKYDDGLLDIVVGTGLTKLGFLRMLPLAYKGRHLKLRGIYSHKAKEVEMISDIPLWAHTDGEVLGQARRVKMRVTGEKLRLLV; from the coding sequence ATGCATTTTGATATAATATTAAACCCTGCCGGTGCATCGGGCAGGACGATAATGCTATGGGAAAGGCTTGAACACACGCTGACCAGGCAGGGCTGCGAATACACGCTGCACCAGTCGTCTGAGAAAAAGGGTGTCGAGGCCATTGTGAGCGAGCTGACCTCAAGGGGAGAATACACACGCCTGATAGTCATAGGCGGCGACGGCACGCTCAACGAGACAGTCAACGGCATAAAGGATTTTGAAAACACTGCCCTTGGCTTTATCCCCTGCGGCACGGGCAATGATATGCAGCGTGACATGGGACTGCCAAAAAGCAGAAAGGCTCTCATCAAGCGGCTGCTTGACGGCGAGGTAAAGCGCACGGCTGATGTGGGAGAGCTGACCTTTTACGGTGAAGACGGAAGCAGCAAGGTACGGCGCTTCAATATAAGCAGCGACATAGGCTTCGGGGCGGCGACCTGCTCTTTTGCAGACAAGTCACCGCTAAAGCCGATACTCAACCGCTTAGGGCTCGGGCGGCTGATATATCTTGTTCACGCAGTGAGGGTATGCTTTACCGCAAAGCCTGCAAATGTAGTGATACGCTACGACGGCAAGGGGTGTAGATACAGAAAGTGTCTGAGCGCCATTGCTATGAATCACTGCCACGAGGGCGGCGGCTTCAAATTCTGCCCTGATGCGAAATACGATGACGGGCTGCTTGATATCGTAGTCGGCACGGGGCTCACAAAGCTGGGCTTTTTAAGAATGCTGCCGCTTGCATACAAGGGCAGGCATCTCAAACTCAGGGGCATTTACTCACACAAGGCCAAAGAGGTCGAGATGATATCAGACATCCCCCTATGGGCGCACACTGACGGCGAGGTGCTTGGACAGGCAAGGCGTGTTAAGATGAGGGTGACGGGGGAGAAGCTGAGGCTTTTAGTTTAA
- a CDS encoding alpha/beta hydrolase, whose protein sequence is MNTSRCTEGFLGEYRIAVVEKAGYGLSGAAKTKRTVENLVNESRAALKALGIEPPYILAPHSYSGFEAIWWANTYPDEVKAVLGIDMGLPNMMKAQAKEIPDEKKRAMAAKSKALMQKIAKRGLLDKLLRNKTVNASGLMTGDELTAEEKQTYEEVYYKNIASEAVFEESILAEENALKAESTGVLSCPACLIVSNMKVPVKALSWQQAAKDYAAQCGAEIHLQNEGHMMYTKTPDKMAGIYKAFLEKVL, encoded by the coding sequence TTGAATACAAGCCGCTGTACAGAAGGCTTTTTGGGAGAATACAGGATAGCCGTTGTAGAAAAAGCCGGCTACGGCCTGAGCGGAGCGGCAAAGACAAAGAGAACGGTCGAGAACCTTGTCAACGAGAGCAGGGCGGCGCTAAAGGCTTTGGGGATAGAGCCGCCTTACATACTTGCGCCGCATTCCTACTCGGGGTTTGAGGCGATATGGTGGGCAAACACCTACCCTGATGAAGTAAAGGCCGTGCTGGGGATAGACATGGGGCTGCCGAACATGATGAAAGCGCAGGCAAAAGAGATACCTGACGAGAAAAAGCGTGCAATGGCAGCAAAGTCAAAAGCGCTGATGCAGAAAATAGCAAAGCGTGGGCTGCTTGATAAGCTGCTTAGAAACAAGACGGTGAATGCATCGGGGCTGATGACAGGCGATGAGCTGACTGCCGAGGAAAAGCAGACCTACGAGGAGGTCTACTACAAAAACATTGCGAGCGAGGCTGTGTTTGAGGAATCCATTCTCGCAGAGGAGAATGCTTTGAAAGCAGAGAGCACAGGGGTGCTCAGCTGCCCTGCGTGTCTGATAGTGAGCAACATGAAAGTGCCTGTAAAGGCGCTCTCGTGGCAGCAGGCCGCAAAGGACTATGCTGCACAGTGCGGCGCTGAGATACATCTGCAAAACGAAGGGCACATGATGTACACGAAAACACCCGACAAAATGGCCGGGATATACAAGGCGTTTTTAGAAAAGGTGCTATAA